One genomic segment of Methanobacterium spitsbergense includes these proteins:
- a CDS encoding DUF2111 domain-containing protein, with protein sequence MNLTKSSTGDEITPLALAIHELVNRLPITMRTKNTRGVRIEEGKVIDNDYSGPILEKVLENGKISSETPNHGPYKGVPVLVVPLLENDEVIASIGVVDTTKGIYSDIMQITKRPEQFDKDNSRGEFY encoded by the coding sequence ATGAACCTTACAAAATCATCAACTGGGGATGAAATTACACCCCTGGCACTTGCAATACACGAACTCGTGAACAGACTTCCCATAACCATGCGAACAAAAAACACAAGAGGAGTTAGAATCGAAGAGGGTAAAGTAATTGACAATGATTATTCAGGCCCAATTCTTGAAAAAGTACTTGAAAATGGAAAAATATCCAGTGAAACTCCGAATCATGGTCCTTACAAAGGCGTACCAGTTCTAGTGGTTCCTTTATTAGAAAATGATGAAGTAATAGCTTCAATAGGTGTTGTAGATACAACAAAAGGAATTTACAGTGATATAATGCAAATAACTAAACGACCAGAACAGTTTGATAAAGATAACTCGAGGGGGGAATTTTATTGA
- a CDS encoding methanogenesis marker 5 protein — translation MKIAIFPPNSLILADLIERRGHEPLVLQKEIRKRVTDVEIDSPPLNITAEEPIKGLKYAAIEVPSGVRGRMAIFGPLIDAAEAAIIMEDAPFGFGCIGCARTNELSMFCLRKRGIPLLELHYPTTKEETMEVVNKINTFLDQLEKSEESNG, via the coding sequence TTGAAAATAGCAATTTTCCCACCCAACTCACTTATACTTGCAGATCTCATTGAAAGAAGGGGCCATGAACCTCTTGTTTTGCAAAAAGAGATCAGAAAGAGGGTTACTGATGTTGAGATAGATTCACCACCATTAAATATTACAGCAGAAGAACCTATTAAAGGGCTTAAATATGCTGCAATTGAAGTACCTTCAGGTGTTAGAGGAAGAATGGCAATATTTGGTCCTTTAATAGATGCTGCTGAAGCAGCAATAATAATGGAAGATGCACCTTTTGGTTTTGGATGTATTGGGTGTGCTAGAACCAATGAACTTTCAATGTTCTGCCTCAGAAAACGTGGAATACCTCTTTTAGAACTACATTATCCAACAACCAAAGAAGAAACAATGGAAGTTGTCAACAAGATCAATACATTCTTAGACCAGTTAGAGAAGTCGGAGGAATCAAATGGTTAA
- a CDS encoding methanogenesis marker 15 protein, translating to MVKIAQISCGTDYSGIQKEIEKAAETFGAQIIIPEADLDYIDEAYKKFGFNAASTGIRLMIARATSIVEGKTDADAVFIATCFRCAEGALVRNEIRRFIQKNTNLPVVTYSFTERTKADELFIRMEALSTIVARKSLLAREKQEGLTLGIDSGSSTTKVVLMEDNKVIGTGWLPTADVIETANIGMEQAFKETDYKLEDVDGVGVTGYGRLRIGHHMNAQLIQEELSVNSKGAVYLANRQKGEATVLDIGGMDNKVITVNDGIPDNFTMGGICAGASGRFLEMTARRLGIDISELGPLALKGNYKNAALNSYCIVFGIQDLVTSLAAGGSKEDVAAAACYSVAEQVYEQQLQEIDLREPLIQVGGTSLIGGLVEAVSTVLGGIEVIVPENSQYIGAVGSALLVSGLGVKK from the coding sequence ATGGTTAAAATAGCTCAAATATCATGCGGAACAGATTACAGTGGTATTCAAAAAGAGATAGAAAAGGCCGCAGAAACATTTGGGGCCCAAATAATCATACCTGAAGCAGATCTGGACTACATAGATGAAGCTTATAAAAAGTTTGGATTTAATGCAGCAAGTACTGGTATAAGACTGATGATAGCTAGAGCCACATCCATAGTCGAAGGAAAAACAGATGCAGATGCAGTTTTTATAGCTACTTGTTTTAGATGTGCAGAAGGTGCACTTGTAAGGAATGAGATAAGGAGATTCATACAAAAGAACACCAATCTACCCGTTGTAACATATTCATTTACAGAACGAACCAAGGCAGATGAACTATTCATAAGAATGGAAGCACTTTCAACTATAGTTGCTAGAAAAAGCCTACTTGCAAGAGAAAAGCAGGAAGGCCTTACATTAGGTATAGATTCAGGTTCTTCAACAACAAAAGTAGTTCTTATGGAGGATAACAAGGTAATAGGTACTGGTTGGTTACCCACAGCAGATGTTATAGAAACAGCTAACATTGGAATGGAACAGGCTTTCAAGGAAACAGATTACAAACTTGAGGATGTTGATGGTGTGGGTGTTACAGGATATGGAAGACTGAGAATAGGACACCATATGAATGCTCAACTTATCCAAGAAGAGCTCAGCGTTAACTCAAAAGGTGCAGTTTACCTTGCAAACAGGCAGAAAGGTGAAGCAACAGTTCTTGATATTGGAGGAATGGATAACAAGGTCATAACAGTAAATGATGGAATACCTGACAACTTCACAATGGGAGGAATATGTGCAGGTGCATCTGGAAGATTCCTTGAAATGACCGCCAGAAGATTAGGCATAGATATAAGCGAACTTGGCCCATTAGCACTAAAAGGAAACTACAAAAATGCAGCATTAAACAGTTACTGTATAGTATTTGGAATTCAAGACCTTGTAACATCATTGGCAGCAGGAGGATCCAAGGAAGATGTAGCAGCCGCAGCTTGTTATTCGGTTGCAGAACAGGTTTACGAACAACAACTTCAAGAGATTGATCTAAGGGAACCTCTTATCCAAGTTGGAGGTACATCACTTATAGGCGGTCTTGTTGAAGCGGTAAGCACAGTATTAGGTGGAATTGAAGTCATAGTACCCGAAAACTCGCAGTACATAGGAGCTGTTGGTTCAGCACTTTTAGTATCCGGATTAGGAGTTAAGAAATGA
- a CDS encoding methanogenesis marker 17 protein: protein MKVECYDENGAEVYDMIIRHILQEVQVSRSIGDLRVYVDPREPIFIIVVKLEKASQPIVIDDFAEYKFNKEGNEMFIKINDETYLPDLLEKLWKTEGRNKIHQPNRFEVIIDDPQTELKGMVVRDPQDDLRNKVYDAIFRIIPEGFRVIDHKSVGNIIALTCTDEIMKDEWLRKTDEIIEEVKNE, encoded by the coding sequence ATGAAGGTAGAATGCTACGATGAAAATGGGGCAGAAGTCTATGACATGATAATTAGACATATATTACAAGAAGTTCAAGTGTCTAGATCAATAGGTGATCTTCGGGTTTACGTTGATCCCAGAGAACCCATTTTTATAATTGTTGTTAAATTAGAAAAGGCTTCTCAACCAATTGTTATTGATGATTTTGCAGAATATAAATTCAACAAAGAAGGAAATGAAATGTTTATAAAGATCAATGATGAAACATACCTGCCTGACTTATTAGAAAAACTTTGGAAAACTGAAGGAAGAAACAAAATACACCAGCCTAATCGTTTTGAAGTTATCATAGACGATCCTCAAACAGAATTAAAAGGAATGGTTGTACGTGACCCGCAGGATGACCTTAGAAATAAAGTTTACGATGCTATATTTAGAATTATTCCTGAGGGTTTCAGGGTTATAGATCATAAATCCGTAGGAAATATTATTGCTTTAACATGTACAGATGAAATTATGAAGGATGAATGGCTTAGAAAAACCGACGAAATCATTGAGGAGGTTAAAAATGAATGA
- a CDS encoding radical SAM protein → MNESKFAHITKVHPCFNEKMHDKVGRIHVPIAPKCNIHCDFCTREINKCEQRPGVASRVMTVDQAVEHVKKVTSEMNIAVVGVAGPGDALFNNETFEFFKRMDEEFPDLIKCMSTNGLLLPEKADEIADLHINTVTVTVNAIDPKIGSKIYSNVFYNGELYTGEEAFNILSKNQLEGIKMLAERGVVVKVNAVLIPGVNDKHILDIAKKVKEQGASLMNVIPLIPMHKFKDTPKPGCAELSEVRDAVEEIIPVFRACTQCRADAYGVPGKEDKHLDMTPSSHY, encoded by the coding sequence ATGAATGAATCAAAATTTGCCCATATAACCAAGGTGCATCCATGTTTCAACGAGAAAATGCACGACAAAGTAGGGAGAATACATGTTCCTATCGCACCAAAATGTAATATTCACTGTGACTTCTGTACGAGGGAGATAAATAAATGTGAACAACGTCCAGGTGTTGCATCTCGTGTAATGACAGTGGATCAGGCAGTGGAACATGTCAAAAAAGTGACTTCAGAAATGAACATAGCAGTTGTGGGAGTTGCTGGACCAGGAGATGCTCTTTTTAACAATGAAACATTTGAATTTTTTAAACGTATGGATGAAGAATTTCCAGATCTCATCAAATGTATGAGTACCAATGGACTTTTACTTCCAGAAAAGGCAGATGAAATAGCAGATCTTCATATAAATACTGTTACTGTTACTGTTAATGCAATTGACCCTAAGATTGGTAGCAAAATATATTCGAATGTATTTTACAACGGTGAACTTTATACTGGAGAAGAGGCTTTCAATATATTATCCAAAAACCAGCTTGAAGGTATAAAAATGCTAGCTGAAAGGGGAGTTGTTGTAAAGGTTAATGCAGTATTAATTCCTGGTGTTAACGATAAACATATACTAGATATCGCAAAGAAGGTTAAAGAACAGGGAGCTTCACTAATGAATGTTATACCTTTAATTCCTATGCACAAATTCAAAGACACTCCAAAACCCGGTTGTGCAGAATTAAGTGAGGTAAGAGATGCTGTTGAAGAGATAATACCTGTTTTCAGGGCTTGCACGCAATGTAGGGCAGATGCTTATGGTGTTCCAGGAAAAGAAGACAAACATCTTGACATGACACCTTCGAGCCATTACTAA
- the mtnA gene encoding S-methyl-5-thioribose-1-phosphate isomerase produces MKTMYWKDNKLFLIDQTLLPDEIVYHECKTYEDVITAIKTMKVRGAPAIGVAAAFGMVLAEIAGENIEKAADKIKNARPTAVNLSWAVDRVLNSESFIDEAMLMYNEDIQTNKAIGKNGAAVIDDGDTILTHCNAGALACVDYGTALGVLRAANEEGKRIKVICDETRPLCQGARLSVFEMQQEKIPVKLAVDSAAGHLMQKGMVNKVVIGADRVAKGGVANKIGSLLVALAAKRFNIPFYVAAPKSTFDSENSIYDVEIEERDADEVLYFGKCRVAPEGTEIENPAFDIVPSDLITGIITEDGIIKPI; encoded by the coding sequence ATGAAAACAATGTACTGGAAGGATAATAAACTATTTTTAATAGATCAGACCCTCTTGCCCGATGAAATTGTTTATCACGAATGTAAAACTTATGAAGATGTTATAACTGCAATAAAAACTATGAAGGTTCGTGGTGCTCCTGCAATTGGAGTTGCAGCAGCATTTGGGATGGTACTTGCAGAAATTGCTGGAGAAAATATAGAAAAAGCTGCAGATAAAATTAAAAACGCAAGACCTACAGCCGTAAATCTCTCTTGGGCAGTTGATCGGGTTTTAAATTCTGAATCATTCATTGATGAAGCAATGCTTATGTATAATGAGGATATCCAGACCAACAAGGCTATTGGCAAAAATGGGGCAGCAGTGATAGATGATGGAGACACGATATTAACCCATTGTAATGCTGGTGCACTTGCTTGTGTTGATTATGGAACTGCTCTTGGAGTTTTACGTGCTGCAAATGAGGAAGGAAAGAGAATTAAGGTTATCTGTGATGAAACACGCCCTCTTTGCCAAGGAGCTCGATTGAGTGTATTTGAAATGCAACAAGAAAAAATCCCTGTGAAATTGGCTGTGGACAGCGCTGCAGGACATTTAATGCAAAAAGGTATGGTTAATAAAGTTGTTATTGGTGCAGATAGGGTAGCCAAGGGAGGAGTAGCAAATAAAATAGGCTCGTTACTGGTTGCACTTGCTGCAAAAAGATTTAATATTCCCTTCTATGTTGCAGCGCCTAAAAGTACATTTGACAGTGAAAACTCTATTTACGATGTTGAAATAGAAGAAAGAGATGCTGATGAAGTGTTATACTTTGGTAAATGTAGAGTGGCACCTGAAGGAACAGAAATTGAAAATCCTGCCTTTGATATAGTACCATCAGATCTTATTACAGGTATAATAACTGAAGACGGAATTATCAAACCTATTTAA
- a CDS encoding class I SAM-dependent methyltransferase, translating into MIGLKVLKNNADRIRRFLLKQSLINLDMKIKRVDDFVYIPLIKMPDNELMEEIKVDNVEIVDTNFEIHKKGPKSLKDYLKNKVDNGKIEDIKKSFDIIGNIVILEIPEDFDDHKYIIGEAALKFTKRNSVYRKISEIKGIVRTRELEYLSGEDVSETVHKEFGSRFLLDVKKVYFSPRLATERKRITDHVKNNEIIVDMFTGIGPFSISIARKHKVKIYAIDINPYAYKYLKKNINLNKLEGNIIPILGDVEEVLNGLNLKADRIIMNLPGTAWNFLDTAIKSLKPGGILHYYEFASDYQQPIERIIETAYPRKVEILNSRKVKSKSPGVWHMGIDARIY; encoded by the coding sequence ATGATCGGTTTAAAAGTTCTAAAAAACAATGCAGATAGAATTCGTAGATTTCTATTGAAACAATCACTTATAAATCTTGACATGAAAATAAAGCGTGTTGATGACTTTGTTTACATTCCATTAATTAAAATGCCTGATAATGAGTTAATGGAAGAAATAAAAGTTGATAATGTTGAAATTGTTGATACTAATTTTGAAATCCATAAAAAAGGACCTAAAAGCCTTAAAGATTATTTAAAAAATAAAGTAGACAACGGTAAAATTGAAGACATAAAAAAATCCTTTGACATAATTGGCAATATTGTAATACTTGAAATTCCAGAAGACTTTGACGACCACAAATATATAATTGGAGAAGCCGCCCTAAAATTCACCAAACGCAACTCGGTATACCGGAAAATCAGTGAAATAAAAGGAATTGTAAGAACAAGGGAACTTGAATATCTATCTGGCGAAGATGTGTCAGAAACCGTGCATAAAGAATTTGGCTCCAGATTCCTGCTTGATGTTAAAAAGGTATATTTCAGTCCGCGTCTTGCTACTGAACGAAAAAGAATCACAGACCATGTCAAAAATAATGAAATAATAGTTGATATGTTTACAGGTATAGGTCCATTTTCAATTTCAATTGCAAGAAAACATAAAGTGAAAATTTACGCTATTGATATTAATCCCTATGCATACAAATATCTAAAAAAGAATATTAATTTAAATAAATTGGAAGGAAACATTATTCCAATTCTAGGCGATGTTGAAGAAGTATTAAATGGTTTAAATTTAAAAGCAGATCGAATTATCATGAACTTACCCGGAACTGCTTGGAATTTTCTTGATACAGCAATTAAATCTCTTAAACCCGGAGGAATTCTTCACTACTATGAATTTGCATCTGATTATCAGCAACCAATTGAAAGGATAATTGAGACTGCCTACCCACGTAAGGTAGAAATTCTAAATTCAAGGAAGGTTAAATCAAAAAGTCCTGGTGTTTGGCATATGGGTATCGATGCCAGGATATATTAA
- the dph5 gene encoding diphthine synthase, whose translation MFYFIGLGLYDEKDISVKGVEALKKVEAVYAEFYTAKLFGGSISSLEEIIGNEIKILTREEVEEENLPLKEAKIKDVAFLSAGDPLIATTHSEMLIEAKKAGIKTTVIHSSSILSAAPGIAGLQAYKFGKVTTIPFTEENYFPHSPYLAIKANMDSKLHTLVLLDIMAHENRYMTANQGMEYLLLAETDKKLKIATEETVVVVVARAGSGNPLVRADRIKNLINSDFGGPLHCLMIPGDLHFMEAEALVELADAPKELFEDLI comes from the coding sequence ATGTTTTATTTTATTGGTCTAGGACTTTACGATGAAAAGGATATATCAGTCAAGGGCGTAGAAGCACTTAAAAAGGTTGAAGCAGTTTACGCAGAATTTTACACAGCAAAACTATTTGGGGGAAGTATCAGCTCACTTGAGGAAATTATTGGGAATGAAATAAAAATATTAACCCGAGAAGAAGTTGAAGAGGAGAATCTCCCTTTGAAAGAGGCAAAAATAAAAGATGTTGCATTTTTAAGTGCAGGAGATCCTTTAATTGCAACAACTCACTCTGAAATGTTAATAGAAGCGAAAAAAGCAGGAATAAAAACTACAGTTATTCATTCTTCTTCAATTCTTTCTGCTGCACCAGGAATAGCTGGTCTTCAGGCATATAAATTTGGTAAAGTAACAACAATACCATTTACAGAAGAGAACTACTTTCCCCATTCACCCTATCTCGCAATTAAAGCCAATATGGATTCAAAATTACATACACTAGTTCTTTTAGATATAATGGCTCATGAAAATAGGTATATGACGGCAAACCAGGGAATGGAATATTTGTTGCTAGCAGAAACAGATAAAAAACTAAAAATTGCAACAGAAGAAACTGTGGTTGTTGTAGTTGCACGTGCAGGGTCAGGTAATCCTTTAGTACGTGCTGATAGAATTAAAAACCTTATTAACTCTGATTTTGGCGGTCCATTACACTGTCTGATGATTCCAGGTGACCTTCATTTTATGGAAGCTGAAGCTCTTGTTGAACTTGCAGATGCACCTAAAGAACTTTTTGAAGATTTAATTTAG
- a CDS encoding DNA adenine methylase yields MNKNISSAKPFLKWAGGKNQLLNELNNRLPPYLKDTRTIERYVEPFVGGGAMFFNLKKHYKVKESILLDINRELVMAYQVMKNDHKILIDILNDIEENHLKKDEIARKENYYRIRDIYNSEVEDFDYENYNYPWIERTSYFIFMNKTCFNGLFRQNKNGKFNVPFGLYKNPKICDKTNINLVHQALSDTEIICSDFINSDKYIVEDAFVYLDPPYRPLSKTSNFTSYSKEGFTDFDQLKLATFFKKMDQKGAYLMLSNSDPKNEDLTDKFFDNLYSEFNIDIVYAKRNINRDSSGRGTINELIVRNF; encoded by the coding sequence ATGAATAAAAATATCTCTAGTGCAAAACCATTCTTAAAATGGGCAGGTGGGAAGAATCAACTCCTAAACGAACTTAATAATAGATTACCTCCGTATTTAAAGGATACAAGGACCATAGAAAGATATGTGGAACCATTCGTTGGTGGAGGTGCAATGTTCTTTAACCTTAAAAAACATTACAAAGTCAAGGAATCTATTCTTTTAGACATTAACAGAGAACTTGTAATGGCTTATCAAGTAATGAAAAATGATCATAAAATATTGATAGATATATTGAATGATATTGAAGAAAACCATTTAAAAAAAGATGAAATTGCACGTAAAGAGAATTATTACCGAATCAGGGATATTTATAACTCAGAAGTAGAGGATTTTGATTATGAAAATTACAATTATCCATGGATTGAAAGAACCAGCTACTTTATATTTATGAATAAAACTTGTTTCAATGGGTTATTCCGCCAAAATAAGAATGGAAAATTCAATGTGCCATTTGGACTATATAAAAATCCAAAAATATGTGATAAAACCAATATAAATTTGGTTCACCAAGCTCTCAGTGATACCGAAATAATATGCTCTGATTTTATAAATTCTGATAAATACATTGTGGAAGATGCATTTGTTTACCTTGATCCTCCATATAGGCCCCTAAGCAAAACATCCAATTTTACATCGTATTCTAAAGAAGGATTTACAGATTTTGATCAGTTAAAGCTCGCTACATTTTTTAAAAAAATGGATCAGAAGGGTGCATATTTAATGTTAAGTAATTCTGACCCAAAAAATGAAGATTTAACAGATAAATTTTTCGATAATTTATACAGCGAATTTAATATTGATATTGTTTATGCAAAAAGAAATATTAATCGAGATTCCTCTGGTAGGGGAACTATCAATGAGTTAATTGTAAGGAATTTTTAA
- a CDS encoding ABC transporter ATP-binding protein, which yields MMDYMIEAQDLTKKYEGLTAVDNLSIGIKKGEVFGFLGPNGAGKTTSIKMMVGLLRPTSGKVIVNGKDIKNIEKGTIGMCPQELMLWENLTCKESLNLMADMYEVPKNIRDPRVQKLLDDLFLSEKADTVVSKLSGGMKRRLNLALAVIHEPEIVVLDEPSEGLDPQSRRVLWNYIRAMRDVEGKTVILTTHIMDEADQLSDRIAIIDHGKLIRLDTPANLKKEIGEGDVVDMKLSDPLKNQDLIQELTPQEDIISVVEVKGRINIRALNAIGKLPKMMQRVEKLGVVVEDISVRQNTLEDVFIELTGTGLRE from the coding sequence ATTATGGATTATATGATAGAAGCTCAAGATCTAACAAAAAAATATGAGGGCTTAACAGCTGTTGATAATCTTAGTATAGGTATAAAAAAGGGAGAAGTTTTTGGATTTTTAGGACCCAATGGTGCAGGTAAGACAACTTCCATTAAGATGATGGTGGGGCTTTTACGTCCAACAAGTGGTAAGGTAATTGTTAATGGAAAAGATATTAAAAACATTGAAAAGGGAACCATTGGTATGTGTCCTCAGGAACTTATGCTATGGGAAAATTTAACCTGTAAAGAAAGTCTTAATCTTATGGCAGACATGTATGAAGTCCCGAAAAATATAAGGGATCCAAGGGTTCAGAAACTTTTGGATGATCTATTCCTTTCTGAAAAAGCAGATACTGTGGTTTCTAAACTTTCAGGGGGTATGAAAAGACGTCTTAACCTTGCACTTGCAGTTATCCATGAACCTGAGATAGTTGTACTAGATGAACCATCAGAGGGTCTAGATCCACAATCACGTCGTGTTTTATGGAATTACATACGTGCAATGAGAGATGTGGAAGGAAAAACTGTTATTTTAACAACACATATAATGGATGAAGCTGACCAGCTTAGTGATAGGATAGCAATCATAGACCATGGAAAGTTGATTCGCCTTGATACTCCTGCAAACCTAAAAAAAGAAATAGGTGAGGGAGATGTTGTTGATATGAAATTATCAGATCCATTAAAAAATCAGGATTTAATACAAGAACTTACTCCTCAAGAAGATATTATTTCTGTAGTGGAAGTAAAGGGAAGGATCAACATCAGAGCATTGAATGCAATTGGAAAGCTACCGAAAATGATGCAAAGAGTTGAAAAGTTGGGTGTTGTTGTTGAAGATATATCAGTACGACAGAACACACTTGAAGATGTCTTCATAGAACTTACAGGAACAGGATTGAGGGAATAA
- a CDS encoding ABC transporter permease produces MKFTSIAVKDFKELIRDRRGLFFILLFPIFFMMIFGFAFGGMGQNTTPINIAIVNNDQGTINSTGGNISYSNNLITELQDTNYESSDVKLFNITTTTDKNAKDLLKQRTVDAEVIIPDGFSNSVQGLINNTVLSSTGQTSVINTASTNITSTVIITGDPGFMGFGVAQGVLAGVFGKYQQNVVTNITNQIAGTPGAEPTKFIDTKVESIPGTSTFTQFDYLAPGMIVFAILLLATTIAAILTREVESGTLERLKMSKMSSFDLLFGGLIPWSLIAGAQVVILLIVAIILGLHWQGSFNSIILAIFIGIIGGIASIALAMIIASFAKNDRQAANLGTLIVVPTSFLTGAFFQLPQEFVTVLGHTFQIYDILPWTHTLNALRSVLVFGSGLNEVAYQIEISAVLAVILFLIGVLLFSKTRLKAES; encoded by the coding sequence ATGAAATTTACAAGTATTGCTGTTAAAGACTTTAAAGAACTTATTAGAGATAGACGGGGACTATTTTTTATCTTATTATTCCCAATATTCTTTATGATGATATTTGGATTTGCATTTGGGGGTATGGGACAAAATACTACTCCAATAAACATAGCAATTGTAAACAATGATCAGGGAACAATCAATTCAACGGGAGGAAACATCAGCTACAGTAACAATCTTATAACAGAACTCCAGGATACTAATTATGAAAGCAGTGATGTTAAGTTATTTAACATAACAACTACCACAGATAAAAATGCAAAAGATCTTCTAAAGCAGCGAACTGTAGACGCTGAAGTAATAATTCCAGATGGATTTTCTAATTCAGTTCAAGGTCTTATTAATAACACAGTTCTGTCAAGCACAGGACAAACATCTGTGATTAACACAGCTTCCACCAATATCACTTCAACAGTTATAATAACCGGTGACCCGGGATTCATGGGATTTGGAGTAGCACAGGGAGTACTTGCAGGAGTATTCGGAAAGTATCAGCAAAATGTGGTAACTAACATCACAAACCAGATTGCTGGAACTCCTGGAGCTGAACCTACCAAGTTTATAGACACAAAGGTAGAATCCATACCTGGAACATCAACGTTCACTCAATTTGATTACCTTGCACCGGGTATGATAGTATTCGCAATTCTCCTTCTTGCAACAACAATTGCAGCAATTTTAACAAGAGAAGTTGAAAGCGGAACATTGGAAAGATTAAAAATGTCTAAAATGAGTTCATTTGACCTTCTGTTCGGCGGATTAATACCCTGGTCACTTATTGCAGGTGCACAGGTAGTTATCCTTCTTATAGTGGCTATAATTTTAGGACTCCACTGGCAAGGAAGTTTTAATTCGATTATTCTTGCAATATTTATAGGAATTATAGGTGGTATAGCCTCAATTGCATTAGCAATGATCATAGCATCATTTGCTAAAAACGATAGACAGGCTGCAAATCTAGGAACTTTAATAGTAGTGCCTACGAGTTTTCTTACAGGGGCATTTTTCCAGCTTCCTCAAGAATTTGTTACAGTATTGGGCCATACATTCCAAATATACGATATATTGCCTTGGACTCACACATTAAATGCTCTGAGATCAGTATTAGTATTTGGATCAGGATTAAATGAAGTTGCTTATCAAATTGAAATCAGTGCAGTTTTAGCGGTGATCCTTTTTTTAATTGGAGTACTTTTATTTTCAAAGACTCGATTAAAGGCAGAAAGTTAA
- a CDS encoding class I SAM-dependent methyltransferase, protein MTEKHGHQHHGKSSRDILSADVILKAADIKKGDKFLDAGCGDGYVSIEASDNVGSDGKVFAVDVYPDSIDIVKNEIKKRNLKNIEAIIEDITKKLPLNENSIDLALMSNVLHGFVDGGEVDQVMSNIVNVLKPGGIFAVVEFRKIESSRGPPFHVRISPEEVGNILKKYEFEVVDSQEIGEYHYMVKGVLKK, encoded by the coding sequence ATGACTGAGAAACATGGACATCAACATCATGGGAAATCATCTAGGGACATACTGAGTGCTGATGTAATTTTAAAAGCAGCAGATATCAAAAAAGGAGATAAATTCCTTGATGCAGGATGTGGTGATGGTTATGTATCAATTGAAGCATCTGATAATGTGGGAAGTGATGGTAAAGTTTTTGCTGTTGATGTTTATCCCGATTCAATTGATATTGTAAAAAATGAAATTAAAAAAAGGAACTTAAAAAACATTGAAGCAATAATAGAAGATATTACCAAAAAGTTACCATTGAATGAAAATTCAATAGACCTTGCTTTGATGTCCAATGTACTACATGGCTTTGTAGATGGTGGCGAAGTAGACCAAGTAATGTCCAATATTGTAAATGTTTTAAAACCTGGAGGTATTTTTGCGGTGGTAGAATTCCGTAAAATTGAAAGTAGTAGAGGACCTCCATTCCATGTAAGAATATCTCCGGAAGAAGTAGGTAACATACTCAAAAAATACGAATTTGAAGTTGTTGACTCACAGGAGATAGGAGAATATCATTATATGGTTAAGGGTGTATTGAAGAAGTGA